Sequence from the Equus przewalskii isolate Varuska chromosome 11, EquPr2, whole genome shotgun sequence genome:
TgctggagaatgctccatgtgtgcacttgaaaagtaTGGATGTTCTGCAGTCAATGAGTGGagtgttttaatatataaatgtataaatgttaataaatatatgtagttatattaatatatgtatatgcagtatatatataACTGATATACATTTCATTTGTTGAGTCTTATTTTAAGATCTAGCATTTGATCTGTATTAGTTTTTATTGCTGTACAgcaatatacacatacatatcagttatatatacatatataaatagacATATCTATCAGTTAGGTTACATTGGTTGATAGTATTGTTCAAGACTTTTAATTCCTTCCTGATCTTTTGCATAGTTTTTATCAATGACCAAGAGGCTCTTGAAACTCAATTATAGCTAGTGAGTTTTCTaattctcctttcaattctatcggtttttgctttatatattgtggGGTTTTGCTGTTAGGTACACATTCATTTACACTTTTATCTTCTTGCTATagtgacccttttatcattataaaatacccttctttctctctaatagtatttcttatattaaaatatattttatactctCTTATGGTTATGGTTTGTTTGGTATATCTTTTTGCAAAtgcaaataacaaataatttctgAAAGATGAGTAGTTCCCCCTCACTGATGACACATACAGACACAGGTTGCAGGCACGAATTCCTGTTGTTAAGTTACCTGCTTCCAGTGCAGTTATCTGGGGAGACACAGTTAGTATACTGGCCTGCCTTTTCGATTTATATGGGGGAAAAATTACTCCTCATTATCACCACTGGATTATcaccactggatgccagtagagTCACCTGTGCAGAAGCTCTGAGAAGACCATTAATTCCAAAATCTTCCTCTGCagcaaaggggagagaaaatacATTTACCACACAGTCTGACACTCTCTGTTTAGAGCACTCTACAGACTTTccttgaagaaatgaaagattttatgAGAATAATCAGGTGCAAAATCCTGAAGGTGGATTGAGATTAAAATTGATTTTAGTCATAGAGGATCAAATTGGGGGAGGAGAGGTGGAAGAAAATAGAGGATAAAACTAAAGTTCACTGAGTATCTTCTATGTGCCAGATGTAATggtaagtgctttacaaatgcaGTTTCAATAAATCTTCATATCTCAAAGTAGACATCAATCTTGTTTCACTAAGGCTAGAGGAGCATTGCTGCTTAACAGAAAAGATAGGGATGGCTGACTTGACAGTTAGGTTGAACCTGTAAGTATTGGCTTCAAGTGTTGCCTAAAGGGCTGGCTGCCTTCTCGGAGAAAGAAGTCAAAGCTGAAGAGAGGCCCCGGGGAAACTGTGGCTACTGGACAGTTTTTTGGATAATCACGATGGAagtggtggtgtggtggtgaagatATGGTAGCAGGGATGAGGAAAGAGAGCTAGAGTGAGAGGACAGTGGGTAGAATACACTGATTGTGGGGTCTGGGTCATATTCCTCCCCTGTGGAAGGATGTGGCACCATgtaaatgacaaacccactggGATAATGTCCACTGGGAAGGTGGAGTTCTCAAAGGAAGaaatctgtgtgtatgtgtgtgtgtctctttctcatgcatgtgtgcacacacacacgtttatCGTCTACATTCTTTTAGGGAGCAGAGCGTATTCTTTATTCTGTGCTCAAGCAGCACCATAGTGCATGTGTAACAGCACGTTAGTGCCTTGTACaatctttctctaattttgtcATCACAATCCCAACAGATTGTGAATTCCTTGAGGCTAAGGAGTGTATCTATCTTTTTCACCTTTGTAACCCTGGCATCAAGCATAGTAATGGGTACCCAAAAAGtgtcaataaatgttgaatgccCATAATTAGGCAAATAAATAAGAGGAATGGTGtgcatatgcgtgtgtgtgtgtgtgtgtgtttgtgtatgtgtgtagggggatgcagaagaaaaggaggagacatAATGAGGAGAGAGTTTGAAGACAGAGCTAAAACCAAAGGAAGCACCATCTCACTCTCAGATTGGAAAACAGGACAGGGAAAACGTTGCAGCATCAGATCTGATACAGTGGGATGACCTTGATACAGTGGGTCACGTCGGgaaaacatgaaaagatcttTCAAAGGACTGGAGCTCATATAAAATTGAGGATCTCTTTCcccacctgtgtgtgtgtatgtgcacaggTGTAGTTGTGTGTGTTGAGGCTTAACCTTTACACTTGAACAAttgttctttcttattttgaaatcagaaaaaaaaatgaactggtTGTCTCTTAATAACAGTACGCACTCAATTaacttttgtttgcttctttgttttgtttgcctaTTTGATGAGGGGAAGGGGAGTTCAAATTTAGGTTTATATCCATCTTTGTTGACTTATTTTGTGTTTACAAGGAAAAGTAGCAAAACgagttttcaaaaaaaatatgtaattgtgGTGTTGTGATTtatgataagaaatatatatttgatcttcctCCCAGGTCCTGGCACAAAGCTCTCAAAATTcatggaatttcctaagtgaaagAGTGGTAAAGAtatcttttattatgttaatgaggtgactttgggaAGCTCCTAGGTAACCAAAAGATGGTGGCTGGTTGCCAGGGCAACCAACCtggattagagggttggaactttcagttctACCCCTGgacctcctgggaggggagaggggctggaaattgagttcaatcaccagtggccaatcATCACTATATAATGAAGCCTCtagaaaaacccaaaaggacaggacTGGGAGAGCTTCTGGATTGGTGAAAGTGTGTAGATTTGGGGAGAGTGATGTACCCAGAGAGAAGATGGAAGCTccacctcttccccttctttACCCTACACATCTCCTCCATCTAGCTGTTTCTGTTATATCCTTTTAGAATTAACAGGTAGTCTATTAagtaaatgttttcctgagttctgtgaactgctCCAGCAAATTAATTGAATCTGAAGAGGGGGTCTTGGGAACCTCCCAGCTCCAgccggttggtcagaagcactggtaacaacctgggcttgtgattAGTGTCtgaagtgtgtgtgggggggcagtCTATTGGAACTGAGGCCTTAACCTGTGAGATTTGACGCTATctccaggtagtgtcagaattgactCAATTGCTTGGGGGCATTGGAAAAACACATGTCATAGTAatcaaataaagattttatttcaaagcCAATTACTTATGTAGTTCCTGAGACTTAATTGTAGCTGGCTGGTCTGCATGGACTAATGAATGAAATACATGTGATGAAACACCAGCGTCTACTGTAAAAGAGTTTGAACACCTCAATAAATCAGTTAACTCTCATTGGCAATTAAGGGGTACAAGAAAAAGGTGTCTCCTTTACTTAAATCACCATGATCCACTGAATCACGTTCTGCCTGGTTTTCTGGGAAAGGTCTGACTATTCGGCCAGTCTAGTCAGTGGTAATTTACAGTTCTGTACTTTGACTGAGGCCAATATCAGGCAAATGAAGAGACCCCCATTGAACACATATACTCaatgacaagaaaacaaatattggttgattttttttaatgttcattatATAAAAGCCTACGTTTCAGGGAACTCAAACTTTGCTTTCTTAAGTTGAGTCTCTTTGGGTGGTTTCCATATATCATCATAAAACCAAATTTCCGatggatattttccttttttccctaaaaaGTCATTAATTCTTCATATCCAGAGTCAGAAGGTGCTCTTGGGGGCATGCTGGATTTATCCTTATAACTCTGAGGCAGGAAGAGCACACtctagaagaaacaaaatatgtcAGTTCTTCAGACATCACTCAGGTTCAACCATATATATCTTGATGCCATTTCCACCAAACCTCATACTTGGAACTCTTAGCTATTCCAAGATGAGTATTATATGTCATTAAGTTCTTtaaataattactatttattaGCCTTGTATTCAGTCTGCTAACTCTAATAAAATTTTGGATAaatcaaaactttttaatttttgaagacaTGAGTCCATGATGCTGGTAAGGTGGTGTCTCATGGACTTTTAGTCAAcatttttgaaagtgttttttaagagtaaaaaaaatttaagatcacaagaaggaaaaatcagagaaTAGGATATTTATCGAATCCAATCACATTTGCGAATGCCCTTCACCAAGTCAAGACTGTAAGGAAACTAGTGGCTGTAGTAGACAGTGTTCCTGCCTAGAAGAGAGGCAAACCAAGTTCCACTGAGCTGAGCACAGGCAAACTCATAGCATAATtctggacaagtcatttaacttcctAGGTTTCTGCATTTACAAAAATGGGAAGATTGAACCAGTTGATTTCTCAGATTCAACTGTCTTCCCACTCAGTGAATCTTCAGCTGGTCAGCTACTCAATTGCCATCTGTTTTTCCTCATCCAACTGTCTTCCACCACCACCAAACCACCTCCTATGTATATCTCATGACACACATTTGACTGTCCCTTCTGCCACTCTTGATGACATGGCTCAACACAGACTAGAAATGGAGACACACCAGGTAAGACTCAGGAGCCCGTTCATACACTCACCCCAGGGAAGTCAGAGTGAGCCTGCTTCCACCAAACCACAGCAGCGAGCACAGCTAGGCAGAATTCTAGCACTGTACAAATCAGCATTATAGACATGGTTCCCTGAAATGTAGGAAATATGAGGTTGGTGGTGCTTGAGTCAACTGAAGCCTTCATGCCTTGTTGAGAGGTGATGGTAGAGATGAAGACTGTCTCAACCATCAGAGAATGAAGTAAGGACACCATGAGGAAGAGAACACTGCTCTTTCCAAGACTAGCAATTGGCTCAAAtgaattcctttttctcatttatttccttgagaggaagaggagggatgAGCAGTAACTAAATCACTAGCCCCCTTTATACACCGTGTTCTTACCTCTCTGAGGTATAGCTAAATCTGATCACGTTGTCCACTCAGTGAGGAAGCAGAGTGGTGTAATAATACCCAGAACTGAGAAGCAACAGCTCCCATTCTAGTTTCACCTTTATTGCTTAGTGCTGTGTGAACCTGAGCAGGTCTCTACTTCTCTAGCTTCTATGTCCTCATTTATCAAACATGCATAATGATAGTTCCTTCTCAGAGATTTGTGAGAATCAATGAGATTTTAACTGTGAAAGTTcgttataaaattcaaaatgaacaTCCAATTCTGTATATCCAAACTCCTTTGGATGGGCTTCTATTAGCCAAACTCCACAGTTTTCCTTCCTCCAATAACAATAGTCATTATCAGTTAACATTCTCCATCTTCctatatttctaatttaataaatcAACCTCTGTAAGTTATAATGAAAACAACACAATGTTGCTTTCGTGCCTGATCTATACTGCGCATCACTTTGGTAACTGGAAGGAGAAACCCTGACCTTCAAATCTCATATTTCCTAGTCTCCATTTCTCAGTGCTGGGCCTGATGTCTGCTCAGACCAAATTAATTCCCCActgcacatacatacatgtttccttgttgacatttCCTGATCACTTGGGTCTTCCTGCCATCTGCATCTTTCTTAATTCACTACTCCATGTACCAAGATTGTCAGTTTGACAAACTCATATTTTATGCCTCTAATAATAGAATCAATTTGATTAGTAAGAAACTCTATCAAtgagtttcagtttttcatcatcaACCTTGCTTGACATTTACTCTTCCATTCCACCCAATTAGTAATTATGTAATCCCATAGCCTAACCCCTTTATCTCAGTCGTGTAGCCCCCTCTCCTTTACACAGCCTTGGCCTTCTCCCAGATGCTCAAGCCAGAAAGAATAAGAGAGGTTTTCAAGAGAAGGGAATATAAGTAGTCACAGCTTTCAGAAACCTTATAAGATTGGAATGTCCTGTATAAAAATACTTACAGCCAGAATAGTTTTGGCCTTGAGGCAGTCATTATTTTCATATAAGCTATGATAGTAAGAATAATCCCGTTCAGTTGGTATATGCTGTTTGTCCAAGACACACGTCCAAAAGGCAGGACCCAAAGAAGCCAGTATGACAGAAAGGAGGATGAAACCCACCAGAGCTGATAGAGAGCTCAGAATGTTTGCAGCTAGGCTGCTCTGaacctgaaaaagaaatgttgCGTAATGATCACTCTTAATGAGCAACACATGTCTCAACCTCTTTGCCAGTGCAttgcaaaaatttattttcctatctcTATCTCTTAGGAAGTCTAGGATTGATAGACCTAAACCCAGTGCCTACCAACATCTCTGAACTTAAAAGGTAAATCTtggctaagtgaaagaataagtgaaatgtTCCCCCCTATGCAGGACTTCAGTAGAGTAACAGAGaatattgcttttcctaaattCTTTATCCTGGACTGACAGCAGGGGTCCATGAAGCTATGCCTGCAAAATCCCCAAGAGAGTGTGACCAAAGGCAGGTGTGGTTTCTCTCTCCCCAGACTCATTCAGAAACCCCTCGTGGAAGTATGGGCCACACAGAGAAGTCAGGCAAAGCAAGTCACACCTCCTTGCACACAACCTCTCTTATAATCACACACACCTAAAAATAAGTATGGAGACACAGTTCTCAGTCTCAGGAGGGCCCTAGAGTCTGGACAGATACATGGTTGGCCACATCCAGGGCCATCTAGGTATGGATGGCTGTAGGCAGAGTTCTAGACTCAGGCCCAAGGATGGTGTAACGTGTGAGCAGAAGTGTGAGGTAGAAGAACGAGTTTGGAGTGGATGTCAGGAGAAGTCACAGTGATAGTTTTGCCTCTGACTTTCCTAGCTTTCTTGaatattcagttcctcagtttcATTTCCCACTCTGGGTCTCATTTCTACATTTAAGAAGGGAGGGGAATAAATATACTGATCTCAGAAATGGCTTCCCTTCTACCCCAACTCACAGAGGGGGAATTGAGCCAGGACCATTCTGAAAGCTGTAGTTATAGATAGATGTGGTCCAGGACACACCCAATAGCCATAAATTGGAATATTAGTTAATCCCATCTAGTCCCCTCTTCTTTTAAGCACTCAGTAATTGTAGCTTTGGGGGCACAGTAGAGGATAGGTGgggcatttttcttcttcaaacacCAGTTCTCCAAAATAATGACTAAAGCATGTTTCTGGGCCTTCTGATAGCCAGCAACATCCATGATGCCTGGAgtatatatttcttcaaataatttaggTTTGTTCTGGGAGAGCCCTCTTCTTCAACCTCAAAAAGGGCTGGTATAATGTGTGACAACAGTAGAATTCAATACAAGATAGATGACTCTGGTGAGCCTGAGCTTGCCCTAAGATCTCATCTTGTATCCTTGTGCTTGCTGCCATATTCACTGTGATATCGTTCTTTTCTAGAGTAAGAGCCCTATATGCTTCCCCTAGAAACATTATTCTCATACTGTGCTATTCCATATGGTTTTCACTGGCCACACAGgctacttatatttaaaataaacttaaatgaaagttaaaattcagttcctcaattGCACTAGCCACCTTTCAAGTTATCAATAGCCACGTGGGACTATCATATTGGACAGGATGGCTATTGTATTTCCATcctcacagaaagttctattggacagcactggtctagtTGTTTTGAGTGTAAGGGAGGGTTCCAAATAATCACCTCTAATtgtaatgaaagaaagagagagattgtcaTTGTTCAGAGCATTCTTCCTAACTTCTTGCTGCCTTTGAGAGAGATTTATAGCCAGAGCTTCCAAATTGAGTTTCTCTGCTACTATGTTAAATGGCATTCTCACACATGACACCCAACATCAAACTACTCCAGGGATATAAGATTGAGTGGAGACTTGGTGAACCTTTACAGATTAGAAAAGCTTCTCCCTATAATCCAGCTTTCCTCTCCCTGCCACTTCCAATTTGATTTTCCCTGGAAAGCGTTAAAGCAGGCAAAGACATTTTCTTAGCCAATACAATTGACTAATGACAACTTTCAAGATTCAAGAGTTCATACTCAAATCTAACAAAGCATTAGCTTTCAGATCAGATAGATAAAAGAAGGAGAGATAATTCCTCATACTAATGACATTTTGACTGGGTTTTCTCAAAGGTTTTGACAGACAGGTTTAAACAGTGACTCTATAACACATAAACCTCTTTATAACACTGTCAGCTTCTTCATCCTTGAAGACCTAAATTTAAAGGACAGTTACTACCAAAAGGGCATCACATGGAGGCAGAATTTTTCTAGACTGGATTCCTGAGCACTGGTCTAGGATATAATACAATACCCCAAATGTGGACTGTGATTTAAGGTACAGAGCTTGGAGAAACGTGAACTGGGCAGGAATATAGATGAACCCAACCCAACTCCTAACCCTGCCTAATATCTACTCTGAAACTTGGTTTCCGACTCTCCCAAGTGGAGAGATTGACCTTGAAGAGTTCTCCCCAAGTTTCACTTCCATCCATCAAGTTGTGGGTTATGGTTCTCATACTCACCAAAGGCTTAGTGGACTTTTTCTCTGTGATGATTGATAGAGATCCAGAGATGACAAACTGCTCAGAATAGAGAGAAAATGACCCGGTAATTTTCCATACACAGATATAGCTACAATGTTATTATCATAGTGTTTATGGAAAACTCCTATGGGAAAAGCCCTGAGACTCAATGACCAATGATGAAAGACCCAAGTAAATACTTAGATACAGCCTTTTGCCCATAGAGTATTCAGAAAAGCACAAGGAAAGGCAGATATGAGTAGGAATCTAtcccaataataaaaaaaaaagggccttGGAAACCAGGAAAGAAGTTTCTTTtcaaatgagagaagaaagtttTGGAGTCAGATGTTATCTAGAAAAGAACACGAAAGCAATGgtatggaaaaagagaagaataggGGAAGCTGACAAATATGGGAGGACAgagatgtacattttaaattagtGGCTCCAGTGACTAGGGTATAATGGTaattgagaaaagagaaagtgtgaAGCTGGATGGCAGAAAACCTTTACGGCTACATCCAGAAAATCAAACATATGGTTTTCACTCTCTAGAGTATTCAAAAGCTAATAGATTTGGGGCAGCTAAGTAACAGAAAATCTTTTGACAATGGAAAAATGGCAcggaacaaagagaagagaaaatttgtaGTTCCAGTGGTCCCAGCATTAAGGGGGACATTTAGGTCTTCCTAAACAAATCCTGGGTCTTCAAAATTGGACAAATGCTTCTCCAAATATGGACTCAGTGACTTAGTGCTTAGTGATTTGCTTCCAAAAGCAGAGTAtgaaaagaggagggaggaaagtaactttacagtggagaagacTGGCAAAAACTGTCTCAGCCACATGATCAAGGTTAACTTCATCAGTGACAAATCATGTTGATAGTGCGTACCCTTGAAATGAATTGATGATAATGACACTTCACCTCTGTCGTCTTCCACCTAAAAATCCATCACCATAGTCTAAACATGAGAGAAACATCAGATGGACCAAAATTTagggatattctacaaaaatCATGTCAGTGCTACTCAAAACTATCAAAGTCATCAAggacaaggaaagtctgagaaagtcTAGAGGAACCTGTGGAGATATAATGACTAAATGCAGTATCTTTGACAGGATCatagaacagaataaagaccTTTGGGGAAAAGttgtgaaatccaaataaagtgttgactttagttaataaaagaagacaaaaggacCAGTTAAAGAAAAAGGTGGACTTTGGGATGCATCAGATAGAGAAACAAGTGTAGAAAGGCAAATGATAGCTACTAAGTTGTGAGAAGCTGACAgaaaaactgtgaaagaaaaagttaattgtGAGAAAGACTCATCCACtttaatctagaagaaatatgTTCTGTGAGAAAAGAACCACTGAGGTCCTCTTGATGCCACAGATTTGAAGCTATTTCAGAGGAATTTCCAGGCCATCACTAAAGCACAGACATTGGCTCAGTATGCCCTGGGTGCCCCTAAATGCAACAAAAAGCATTTTCAAAGTGTTTGGAGATGAAAATGCTCCTTCCTCCATGATTCCCACAGATACGTGTGGGTTTCTCTGTAAGTGCGCGATGTCTTTCATTGGTGCTCAGTTTACTGTATAGAAAGTTCCTGCCCAACTTTACTTTACTTCACGGATTTTTACCTAAACCTGGAGAGAAGCCACCTGCCTCATCATAGCTCAAGATGATGGAGTGAAAAGTAAGATGATCTCcaaaagaaatgattattttgaGTCAGCTATGAACTAGATTTAAAATCAGGTGACTTCTGCCCTCCCACCACACTCAATTCTTCCCTGGACTacacacagaagagaagaagTTCTACCATTGACCCCTTGCTCCTGGCAGACAGAAACATAGCAAGGTGACGTGAA
This genomic interval carries:
- the LOC103553481 gene encoding membrane-spanning 4-domains subfamily A member 6A isoform X1, with translation MPASDLGDERGRQNPRERGWRFFCCSSTAFWIRNLKLREENTLSNTRSYLGSTIMMSQPKTNETFIALTPNGISFLQTEDPKLTNKRQDSLKKHLKAEVKVLGTIQILCGMMVLSLGIILASASFSQHFTQAFSILLKAAYPFIGALCFVISGSLSIITEKKSTKPLVQSSLAANILSSLSALVGFILLSVILASLGPAFWTCVLDKQHIPTERDYSYYHSLYENNDCLKAKTILAGTMSIMLICTVLEFCLAVLAAVVWWKQAHSDFPGSVLFLPQSYKDKSSMPPRAPSDSGYEELMTF
- the LOC103553481 gene encoding membrane-spanning 4-domains subfamily A member 6A isoform X2: MMSQPKTNETFIALTPNGISFLQTEDPKLTNKRQDSLKKHLKAEVKVLGTIQILCGMMVLSLGIILASASFSQHFTQAFSILLKAAYPFIGALCFVISGSLSIITEKKSTKPLVQSSLAANILSSLSALVGFILLSVILASLGPAFWTCVLDKQHIPTERDYSYYHSLYENNDCLKAKTILAGTMSIMLICTVLEFCLAVLAAVVWWKQAHSDFPGSVLFLPQSYKDKSSMPPRAPSDSGYEELMTF